From a single Lolium rigidum isolate FL_2022 chromosome 7, APGP_CSIRO_Lrig_0.1, whole genome shotgun sequence genomic region:
- the LOC124678878 gene encoding pyruvate decarboxylase 2-like, which yields MDTGIGAVDGPKAAPSGALACPATFAASSSHASSAEATMGRHLARRLVQVGVSDVFAVPGDFNLTLLDHLIAEPGLRLIGCCNELNAGYAADGYARAKGVGACAVTFTVGGLSVLNAIAGAYSENLPLICIVGGPNSNDYGTNRILHHTIGLPDFTQELRAFQTVTCYQAVVNNLDDAHEQIDKAISTALKESKPVYISVSCNLPGVSHPTFSRDPVPYFLSPRMSNQMGLEAAVEATVQFLDKSVKPVMVAGPKLRVAKAAAAFAELADASGYAVATMPSAKGMVAETLPRFLGTYWGAVSTAFCAEIVESADAYLFAGPIFNDYSSVGYSFLLKKEKAVIVQPDRVTVGNGPAFGCIMMKDFLSALAQRVTKNTTAYENYKRIFVPDGEPPASEPGEPLRVNVLFKHVQKMLTGDSAVIAETGDSWFNCQKLKLPDGCGYEFQMQYGSIGWSVGALLGYAQGSKDKRVIACIGDGSFQVTAQDVSTMLRCEQNSIIFLINNGGYTIEVEIHDGPYNVIKNWNYTGLVDAIHNGEGKCWTAKVTCEEELTAAIETATGEKQDCLCFIEVIAHKDDTSKELLEWGSRVSAANSRPPNPQ from the exons ATGGACACGGGCATCGGAGCCGTGGACGGGCCCAAGGCGGCGCCCAGCGGCGCATTGGCCTGCCCCGCcaccttcgccgcctcgtcctctCACGCGTCCTCCGCCGAGGCCACCATGGGCCGCCACCTCGCGCGCCGCCTGGTGCAGGTGGGCGTGAGCGACGTGTTCGCCGTGCCGGGCGACTTCAACCTgaccctcctcgaccacctcatcGCCGAGCCCGGCCTCCGCCTCATCGGCTGCTGCAACGAGCTCAACGCCGGCTACGCCGCCGACGGGTACGCGCGCGCCAAGGGCGTGGGCGCCTGCGCCGTCACCTTCACCGTCGGGGGGCTCAGCGTGCTCAACGCCATCGCCGGCGCGTACAGCGAGAACCTGCCGCTGATCTGCATTGTCGGAGGACCCAACTCCAACGACTACGGCACCAACCGCATCCTCCACCACACCATCGGCCTGCCGGACTTCACCCAGGAGCTCCGCGCCTTCCAGACCGTGACGTGCTACCAGGCCGTCGTCAACAACCTCGACGACGCGCACGAGCAGATCGACAAGGCCATCTCCACCGCGCTCAAGGAGAGCAAGCCGGTGTACATCAGTGTCAGCTGCAACCTCCCCGGCGTCTCCCACCCCACCTTCAGCCGCGACCCCGTCCCCTACTTCCTCTCCCCAAG GATGAGCAACCAGATGGGActcgaggcggcggtggaggccacCGTGCAGTTCCTGGACAAGTCGGTGAAGCCGGTGATGGTGGCCGGCCCGAAGCTGCGTGTGGCCAAGGCGGCCGCGGCGTTCGCGGAGCTGGCGGACGCGAGCGGGTACGCCGTGGCGACCATGCCGTCGGCCAAGGGGATGGTGGCGGAGACGCTGCCGCGCTTCCTCGGCACCTACTGGGGCGCGGTGAGCACGGCGTTCTGCGCCGAGATCGTCGAGTCGGCGGACGCCTACCTCTTCGCCGGCCCCATCTTCAACGACTACAGCTCCGTGGGGTACTCCTTCCTGCTCAAGAAGGAGAAGGCGGTGATCGTGCAGCCCGACCGCGTCACCGTCGGCAACGGCCCGGCCTTCGgctgcatcatgatgaaggacttcCTGTCTGCGCTGGCCCAGAGGgtgacgaagaacacgacggcctACGAGAACTACAAGAGGATCTTCGTGCCGGACGGCGAGCCGCCGGCGAGCGAGCCCGGGGAGCCCCTGCGCGTGAACGTGCTCTTCAAGCACGTCCAGAAGATGCTCACCGGCGACAGCGCCGTCATTGCCGAGACCGGTGACTCGTGGTTCAACTGCCAGAAGCTCAAGCTGCCCGACGGCTGCGG GTACGAGTTCCAGATGCAGTACGGCTCCATCGGGTGGTCGGTCGGAGCGCTGCTCGGGTACGCCCAGGGCTCCAAGGACAAGCGCGTCATCGCCTGCATCGGCGACGGCAGCTTCCAGGTGACTGCCCAGGACGTGTCGACCATGCTGCGCTGTGAGCAGAACAGCATCATCTTCCTCATCAACAATGGAGGGTACACCATTGAGGTGGAGATCCACGACGGGCCCTACAACGTCATCAAGAACTGGAACTACACCGGCCTCGTCGACGCCATCCACAACGGAGAGGGCAAGTGCTGGACAGCTAAG GTGACTTGTGAGGAGGAGCTGACGGCGGCGATAGAGACGGCGACGGGGGAGAAGCAGGACTGCCTGTGCTTCATCGAGGTGATCGCGCACAAGGACGACACCAGCAAGGAGCTCCTGGAATGGGGATCCAGGGTCAGCGCGGCCAACTCTAGGCCACCCAATCCACAGTGA
- the LOC124673200 gene encoding serine--tRNA ligase-like: MLDINLFRTGRRGKKEDSNPDAVRESQRKRFASVDIVDEIINLDELWRKRQYDLDKIRKELNATSRNTGKLKMRNDELKVQELMESTNQIKERLADTEAEVRRIKITLDTKLVAIGNIVHESVPISDNEENNVVLRTWGERRMESNLMNHVDLCRKLDIVAFEEGVDVAGGRGYFLKGYGVLLNQALINFGLAFLQNRGFDLLHTPFFMRKETMSKCAQLAQFDEELYKVTGDGEEKYLIATSEQSMCAYHLGHRIHPDELPIRYAGYSTCFRKEAGSHGRDTAGIFRVHQFEKIEQFCITSPSGNDSWEMFEEMIKNSEDFYKEIGLAYQVVSIVSGALNDAASKKYDLEAWFPASNTYRELVSCSNCTDYQARRLGITYGQKLDEKSNNKFVHMLNSTLTATERTLCCILENYQKEGGVEVPKVLRAYMGGIEFLPFKQPKNKR; this comes from the exons ATGCTTGATATCAACCTCTTCCGCACCGGCCGTCGCGGTAAGAAAGAGGACAGCAATCCGGACGCCGTCCGCGAGTCGCAACGCAAGCGCTTTGCTTCCGTCGATATTGTCGACGAGATCATCAACCTAGACGAGCTGTGGCGCAAGA GGCAGTACGATCTGGATAAAATCCGGAAGGAGCTCAACGCCACCAGCCGAAATACGGGCAAGCTGAAGATG AGAAATGACGAACTAAAAGTTCAGGAGCTGATGGAATCCACCAATCAGATAAAGGAGAGGTTGGCAGACACAGAAGCTGAGGTGCGGCGCATCAAGATCACGCTTGACACCAAGCTTGTGGCTATTGGCAATATCGTGCATGAATCTGTGCCCATCAGTGACAATGAG GAAAATAATGTTGTTTTAAGGACATGGGGAGAAAGGAGAATGGAGAGCAACTTGATGAATCATGTGGATCTGTGCAGGAAGCTTGATATTGTCGCTTTTGAGgaag GTGTTGATGTGGCCGGTGGAAGGGGTTACTTTTTGAAGGGTTATGGTGTCCTCCTGAACCAGGCATTGATAAATTTTGGCCTAGCTTTCCTGCAAAATCGTGGCTTTGACCTACTGCACACTCCCTTTttcatgagaaaggaaacaatgagTAAATGTGCCCAATTAGCCCAATTCGACGAGGAGCTATACAAA GTAACAGGTGATGGGGAAGAAAAGTATCTTATAGCCACATCTGAACAATCTATGTGTGCTTATCATCTAGGCCATCGAATTCATCCAGATGAATTGCCAATTAG ATATGCTGGTTACTCCACTTGCTTCCGAAAAGAAGCTGGTTCACATGGAAGGGACACTGCTGGCATCTTCAGGGTGCACCAGTTTGAAAAGATTGAGCAATTCTGTATTACAAGCCCAAGTGGCAACGATTCCTGGGAAATGTTTGAAGAGATGATTAAAAATTCAGAAGATTTCTACAAGGAG ATTGGTCTGGCATACCAGGTTGTTTCTATAGTATCTGGTGCTCTTAATGATGCTGCTTCTAAGAAGTACGATTTAGAAGCTTGGTTCCCGGCATCAAACACCTACAGAGAACTTGTGTCCTGTTCAAATTGTACAGACTATCAAGCAAGAAGGCTTGGGATTACCTATGGCCAGAAG CTTGATGAGAAGTCAAATAATAAATTTGTTCATATGTTGAACTCCACTTTGACTGCCACTGAGAGGACGCTCTGCTGTATTCTGGAGAACTACCAAAAGGAGGGGGGTGTTGAAGTGCCAAAAGTGCTGCGAGCATACATGGGAGGAATTGAGTTCCTTCCTTTCAAGCAACCTAAAAACAAGCGATAA